A single region of the Raphanus sativus cultivar WK10039 chromosome 1, ASM80110v3, whole genome shotgun sequence genome encodes:
- the LOC108810470 gene encoding peptide deformylase 1A, chloroplastic/mitochondrial, which produces MTRWGLCLLLSSVTSKRLRETMETLFRVSLRLLPVSAAVTCRAIRFPVSRPSPSHFLNRSSSSLYKFSSSSSSVKTNAGWLLGLGDNKKKKKQTNLPDIVAAGDPVLHEKAREVDPEEIGSERVQKIIDDMVKVMRLAPGVGLAAPQIGIPLRIIVLEDTKEYISYAPKEEVLAQQRRPFDLMVMVNPELKGVGNKKALFFEGCLSVDGFRAVVERYLEVEVTGYDRQGKRIQVNASGWQARILQHECDHLDGNLYVDKMIPRTFRTVDNLDLPLADGCPKLGPR; this is translated from the exons ATGACCCGATGGGGACTTTGTTTGCTCCTCTCCTCTGTGACCTCCAAGCGACTACGAGAGACCATGGAAACCCTTTTCAGAGTCTCACTTCGTCTTCTTCCGGTTTCCGCCGCCGTGACATGTCGCGCAATCCGTTTCCCCGTTTCAAGACCCTCTCCCTCACACTTTCTGAACCGTAGTAGCAGTAGTCTGTATAAGttttcatcttcctcctcctcagtGAAGACAAATGCTGGTTGGCTGTTGGGTCTGGGggacaacaagaagaagaagaagcaaacgaATTTACCGGATATCGTAGCGGCTGGAGACCCGGTTCTGCACGAGAAGGCCCGAGAGGTTGACCCGGAAGAAATCGGGTCGGAGCGTGTACAGAAGATAATTGATGATATGGTCAAAGTCATGAGATTGGCTCCTGGTGTTGGCCTTGCTGCTCCTCAGATTGGTATCCCCTTAAGA ATTATTGTTTTGGAAGATACAAAAGAGTATATAAGTTACGCACCAAAGGAGGAGGTTCTTGCTCAACAAAGGCGTCCTTTTGATCTTATG GTAATGGTGAATCCGGAGCTGAAGGGGGTTGGCAACAAGAAAGCTCTCTTCTTCGAAGGATGTCTGAGTGTTGATGGATTCAGAGCTGTGGTGGAGAGATACCTTGAAGTGGAAGTCACAGGCTACGATCGTCAAGGAAAGAGAATCCAAGTGAATGCTTCGGGCTGGCAAGCGAGGATTTTGCAGCACGAGTGCGATCATTTGGATGGTAATCTTTATGTGGATAAGATGATACCACGCACTTTCAGGACAGTCGACAACTTGGACTTGCCTCTCGCAGATGGCTGTCCTAAACTCGGTCCTCGATGA
- the LOC108810479 gene encoding uncharacterized protein At1g15400: MEGLQRSTISFRRQGSSGIVWDDRVIAELNKQATEQREEQSQRNEQQPKPLSETSEQAKQNPNGDEKENLRPIKTGGPTIERSRSNNGGGGGGPRHHHRTTGRVSPAVEPPSPRLSTCGCCSAFGKKPPGKKNNPRQRPPKRRSR, encoded by the coding sequence atgGAAGGTCTTCAAAGATCAACCATCTCCTTCCGCCGTCAGGGATCTTCCGGCATAGTCTGGGACGACCGCGTCATCGCCGAGCTCAACAAACAGGCCACCGAGCAGAGAGAGGAACAAAGTCAACGCAACGAGCAGCAGCCTAAGCCGCTGTCGGAAACCTCAGAGCAAGCGAAACAGAACCCCAACGGCGACGAGAAAGAAAATCTCAGGCCGATCAAAACCGGTGGACCAACGATCGAGAGGAGTCGATCTAACaacggcggaggaggaggaggcccACGACATCATCACAGAACAACAGGAAGAGTGTCTCCTGCGGTGGAGCCGCCGTCTCCGAGACTGTCGACGTGCGGTTGCTGCTCTGCGTTTGGGAAGAAACCGCCGGGGAAGAAGAACAATCCGAGGCAAAGGCCACCGAAGCGCAGATCGAGGTAG
- the LOC108812698 gene encoding uncharacterized protein LOC108812698: MSLQIFTNPSQLWFSKRISCKVRLSRVLATPPYSILLQMDESNNNLPKSKKGFGLSSEDSRSGLNILHADSMLRQANTVGIIGGISTDSTLNFVRKLEDWSLKDGKSSLPFVLCSDPILNKELLLYEENSYPSLYHRIKRTPADPKQIVENLKNKRRSLERCGAKLILMPCHIAHTWYDEVCEGSSVPMLHMGDCIVKELQEAKMKPLEAGNPLRVGVMASSATLSAGFYQERLQSNGFEAVVPDKATMEHTVIPAIEAMKRDDMEGAGNLLRIALQVLLVQAVNVVLLGSDEMRDLLPGDDPLLKKCVDPMDALARSAIKWAESL; this comes from the exons ATGTCTCTTCAGATATTCACAAACCCATCTCAGTTATGGTTCTCTAAGAGGATATCATGCAAAGTAAGACTAAGTCGTGTTCTAGCCACGCCACCGTATTCAATCCTCTTGCAGATGGACGAAAGCAacaacaatcttcccaagtccaAGAAGGGTTTTGGTCTGAGTAGTGAAGATTCAAGAAGCGGTTTGAACATTCTCCATGCAGATTCTATGCTCAGGCAGGCCAACACGGTGGGTATCATCGGTGGCATTTCAACTGATTCCACTCTGAACTTCGTTAGGAAACTCGAGGATTGGAGTTTAAAAGATGGTAAAAGCTCCTTACCCTTTGTGCTTTGCTCGGATCCTATTCTCAACAAGGAGCTTCTCCTATACGAAGAGAACTCTTATCCTTCTCTGTACCATAGAATAAAGCGTACTCCAGCGGATCCAAAGCAGATTGTGGAGAATCTAAAGAACAAGAGGAGATCTCTCGAGAGGTGTGGAGCTAAACTAATCTTGATGCCTTGTCATATTGCGCATACATGGTACGATGAGGTCTGTGAAGGGAGTTCAGTTCCTATGCTTCACATGGGTGACTGCATTGTCAAAGAGCTGCAAGAGGCTAAGATGAAGCCTCTTGAAGCTGGGAATCCTCTGCGTGTAGGTGTAATGGCCTCTAGCGCCACATTATCCGCAGGGTTCTACCAGGAGAGACTACAGAGCAAT GGATTTGAGGCGGTGGTTCCAGATAAGGCGACAATGGAGCACACAGTGATCCCAGCCATAGAAGCAATGAAGAGAGATGACATGGAAGGAGCAGGGAACCTTTTGAGGATAGCATTGCAGGTGCTGTTGGTGCAGGCTGTGAATGTGGTGTTGCTAGGGTCAGATGAGATGAGGGACCTCTTGCCAGGGGATGATCCTCTGCTAAAGAAGTGTGTTGATCCAATGGATGCACTTGCTAGGTCGGCCATCAAATGGGCAGAGAGTTTATGA
- the LOC108812717 gene encoding late embryogenesis abundant protein 1, with amino-acid sequence MASRQDEEFSVRAGQIVGQAHVKRAECKADNTNSSQASSFLQEKGEQVKNMAQEASEAVKNKLGMNNDNKNNEYKNKNPLDNKNPNKTTCPSMPGHPPADI; translated from the exons ATGGCGAGCAGACAGGATGAGGAATTCAGTGTGAGAGCCGGCCAAATCGTGGGCCAAGCACAT GTGAAGAGGGCTGAATGCAAAGCAGACAACACCAACTCTTCTCAAGCATCTAGCTTTCTCCAGGAG AAAGGAGAGCAAGTGAAGAACATGGCACAAGAAGCATCAGAGGCAGTGAAGAACAAATTGGGGATGAACAATGACAACAAGAACAATGAGTATAAGAACAAGAACCCTTTGGACAATAAGAATCCTAACAAAACAACCTGTCCAAGCATGCCTGGGCATCCTCCTGCCGATATTTAA